Sequence from the Qipengyuania gaetbuli genome:
CCTTCGATCATGGTGCGAACGCCTTCGTCCCCGCCCATCGCGTCGATAGCGATACGCGGCAAACTCATGACGTTCTCCGGCTTTCAGCTGTGGTCTTAAAGACCGACGGCGATGACTTCACGCCCGTTGTAGTAACCGCAGTGCGGGCACAGGTTGTGCGGACGCTTGAGTTCACCACAGTTCGAGCACTCGTGATGAGCCTCGACCTTGAGCGAATCGTGCGCACGACGGTTGCCGCGGCGGTGGGGCGATACTTTCCTCTTGGGGACGGCCATGGCGGCACCTGTTCCTCAAACAATTACAATCAATTTCGGTGGCCGCCCTAGTGGAAGGTCCGGCAGCGCACAAGAGTGCGTGAACCCGAAACTTTCCGACCGTGGCGGTGAAGGCGCGCGCTATAGCGATTTTTCGCGCCTGCGCAAGCGCTGTGCGCAATCGCCGCGCCCGCATTGCCACCGGGGGCCCATCTCTATAGCCCGAGATAGGGCTCGCCAGAGAGATCGCAAGGGAGGGATCGCATGGGCATTATTCTACCCGTTACGCTGACTGCCGCCGCAGCCGCGGCTATCATCAACTTCTGGCTCGCCATGCGGGTCGGACAGATGCGCGTGAAGCACAAGGTTTCGATCGGCGACGATGCCGGCGGGCCGCTGACCGCGCGGATGCGCGCACAGCTCAATTTCGTGGAAAACACGGTCTTCGTGCTCGTGCTGATCGCGGCCATCGAACTGGCCGGCAAAGGCGGCAGCTGGCTGCCGATCGTCAGCGCCATCTACATGCTGGGCCGAATCGCCCACGGTCTGGGCATGGACGGCGGCAAGTTCGCGCGCGGTCGCAGCATCGGCGTGATCATCACCATGCTGACCCTGCTGGGCCTGGCGGTGGTTGCCGCGCTGATCGCGATGCGGGTGCTCTAACCCAGCGCGTAATCGCTGACGAAAGCGTTGGTCTTGCGTTCCTGCCCGAAGGTGCTGGTGGGACCATGACCGGGAATGAAGGTCACGTCATTGCCCAGCGGCCACAGCTTCTGGGTGATGGCGTCGATCAGGTCCTGGTGGTTGCCCATCGGGAAATCGGTGCGCCCGATGCTGCCCTGGAACAGGACGTCGCCGACGATGGCGAACTTGCTCGGCCGGTGGAAAAAGACCACGTGGCCGGGCGTGTGGCCGGGGCAGTGGATGACTTCCAGTTCCAGCTCGCCGACGGTGACCTTGTCGCCGTCTTCCAGCCAGCGGTCAGGTTCGAAGACCTGCCCGTTAACCCCGTAACGCGCGCCGTCCTCGTCAAGGCGGCTGATCCAGAAGCGGTCGCCTTCATGCGGGCCCTCGATCGGCAGGCCCAGTTCCTTGGCCAGGACGCCCGCTTCGCCGCAATGGTCGATATGGCCGTGGGTGATGAGGATCTTTTCCAGCTCCACCCCGGTCTTGGCGACCGCGGCCTTGAGCTTGTCGAGATCGCCGCCCGGGTCGACCAGCGCGCCCTTGTTGGTCTTGGTGCACCAGATCAGCGAACAGTTCTGCTGGAGCGGGGTGACCGGCACGATACCGGCTCTCATCGGGGGCATGGGCTTGTCGTTCATGGGGCATGAAATGGCGGCCTGCCGCCGCGAATGCAAGCGCGCGCGGCACGGCCTGCCGCGCCCCTTCAATGGCAATTGCCGCTCCCACGCGCTATGATGCGCAAATGGTCGCACGGGTCGCCTCTTCCACGGAGGTAAGACATGCGAAATTTCAAGACACTGGCACTCATCGCGCTGGTTACCGGCGCTTCGCCGCTAGCCGCCCAGTCAGCTGACACCGACGCGCTGATTGCCGATGCGCTGAGCGCTGCACCGGCCTCGGTCACCGACAATGCGAGCGTGCGCAACAACGACGGCACGCTGCTGCGCGAAGGCAGCAATGGCTACACCTGCTATCCGCAGGCGCCCACCATGGGGCCGCGCTGCAACGATACGGAATGGGACGCCTTCATTGCAGGCTTCATGAAGGGCGAACCCTACACGCCGAAGAAGTTCGGTGTGTCCTACATGCTCGCCGGTGAAGGCACCGCGCCCGGCACCAGCAATATCGACCCGATGGCGACCGAGCCGACCGCCGACAACGAGTGGATCAAGGACGGGCCGCACATGATGCTGATCTTCCCCGATCCCGCCATGATGGCCGGGCTGTCGACCGATCCGAAGGACCCGGTCTATGTCATGTGGCGCGGCACGCCCTATGCCCATGTGATGGTGCGGATCGAGGAAGAATAGCGCGCCCTACAGGAGCGGTGCGAGGTCGGGTTCCACCCAGTCCCGCCGCGCTTCGACCGAGAACAGGCGGTCACGCGACCAGTGGGCGAGGATCCAGTCCGACCGGCCGAGCGGGCCTGCCATCGCCTCGCGCAGGACCTCGGCCAATGGCGCGCCGCGGCGAGCATCCAGCAAGTGCTCCGTCGCCCGGAGCGAGGCGAGCGTGATCGTATGGTGATACCCCGAACTGTCGGTGTTCGGCGTGCCATGCGCCTCGTTCAGCCGGGTGATGATGGTGCGAAAACTGTCGCCGCCTGCAAGGTCTGGGCGATGGCGCAATATCTCCAGCGCGAGCGCGAAATGCGCCTCGTGCGTCCATTCGGCGCGCGGCAGGCTCGTATCCAGCACGCGGTCGGCAAGATGCGAGAAATCGGTATCCTTGGTGAAGGCAGTCATCGGGGCAATCCTTTTCGGGAGTTGCGCCCGACCGGCACGAAAAACCCCGCCGGTCGGGCGGGGTCTGGCTGGTGTCTGTGGCTTGGGACCGGAAGGATCAGCACACAGGCGCACAAACAGTCGCCGCCGTAATCGGGCGGGCCGCTTGCAGGACAGTGGTGGCGATCATTCGGGCCATGGCTAGGTGCTGCGCCCGGCGCGCAATCCTGTCAAGCCGGGCCGCAAGCGCTCAGAAGGTGATCTTCTCGTAATTCAGCGTGACCTCTTCCGCCGCGCAGCTGGCGATGGTCACGCCGGTCAGCTTCGCTTCGCCGCCACCCTCGTCATCGCCGATCAGCACATGCGGGTAGCTGGCACCTTCGGCGCAGCCGTCGAACCGGCCTGCGAAAGTCAGGGTTCCCGGCCCGTTCGAGGCCGGCACCAAGATGCGTGAGCCCTTCTCCATCGGCTTGAGGGTAACGGGGCGGTGCTGCCGCTTGCCGGTCGCCATGCCGCTGGCAGCATCGCGCGGGGCTGGCTCGGCCGTCGTCGCACGATCCTTGTGACGCAGGCGCTCCGAGACGCCGGCACGCAGGGGTACGCCCTCGGCGCTCCAGTGCAGCGGGCTGGTGTGCGCATCTTCAGTGCCCGTGCCGCCCTGCTGCACGACATGGGGCACTTCGCGGCCGCCGGTACGCGGGCTGAGAGTGATGGTCAGATAATCGAGGTGCGCCTCGCCCGAATCCTTTGTCTGCGCACCGCCATCGGCCATCTTCACGTCGATCTCATCGGGTTCGACGCCGGGCGTTGCCCGCCCGCTCTCGCCGTCGATGTCGGGAATCTTGATGTAGATTGCCGCGCTGAGCGGGGCGGCGAGCGTCAAGGCCGCAGCCAGGGTCGCAATGGTCCGGATAGTGGGCATGGACATCCTCCTCCGCGCGGCAGTGTGCCACCGATGCGGCGGGCAGGTCCAGCACGGCCTCCCAAGTGGCTAGATTCGCCCACCCTTCCACACCACGCGGCCGATAACTTCGACCTCGTGACGCGCGAGTTCGACCGGCGCATAGGCATCGTTCGCACTGATCAGCTTGATGCGGTTTGCTGCGCTCACCTGCACCTGCTTGACGTGCAGCGCGTCGCCGATGCGCACGACATGGATACCCTCGCCCGCGCGCTTGTTGCGATCGACGAAGATTTCGTCCCCGCTCCTGAGGACCGGTTCCATGCTGTCCCCTTCCACGCGGATTGCGGACAGGTCCGCACCCTCCAGCCCCATTTCGCGCAGCCACCGGCGCGAGAAACGGAAGCTGTCGAAGGAAATTTCCTCCGCCGATACCGCGCCAGGCCCGGCAGAGGCATCCAGCGCGAGCCTTGGAACGGCCAGAAAGTCGTCCGATTCGCGCGGGCGGGCGAGGTCAGGATCGGCCCCCAGCTCGACCTCGCTCACGCCGAAGAATTCGGCGAGGCGGCGGCGGTCCTGTTCTTCCAGTCGGCGCGGGCTTCCCTTGCGCACGAATTGCTGCAAGTAACTGGGATTACGTCCTAACATGGAGGAAAGAGCGGCCAGGCTCGTGCGGTTGCGTTCGGCCAGTTCGACCAGCCTGGCGCGATCTTCGCTCATTCCGTCTGCCATGCCTTAACTCCCTGCCAACCTTCGTCACCGACGCATTTCCGCGCCTCGCCGGAGAGCGATGCGGGAAAATTCCTATAGCATAGGATTTTTCCTAGACAAGTAGGATTTGGAGTGGAACGAAATAGGAACACGGCGAGCGATTCGCCTGTCAGTTCAGCTATTTGGGGAGCCTTCGCATGCTGATCCGGTCCATCGAGAAATTCCTTCGCGCCCATGACATGCCGCCGACCAAGTTCGGCAGGCTCGCGGCGCATGATCCGCGCTTCGTGCTCGACCTGCGCATGGGGCGCGAACCGCGTAGTGGGACGGAGGCGCGCATTCGCGGCTTCATGACGGGTTTCGAGGCCGGCCGCGGTGAAGCTGCGCGGGAGGTGGCCCATGTCGGCTGAGTGCACCCCACCCCAACCCCGGCGCATCCGCCCGCGCCGCACTGCCGCCGACCGGCTGCGCGATGCGCTGATGGATCTGTGCGATCATCGCGGACAGGTCCTCACCCACACCGAGAAGGCCTGGGCCAGCATCACTTTCGCGGGCACGCGCCATAGCCTCGCCCTGCTCTTCGCAGGCGACGAGGCAGTGGACGCGGGCGAGCGGTTCGTAGCCGAACTGCCCGATCACGAGTTCGCGATTGCGGGCCAGCTGGTCGCCGATGCCGGCGTGAGCGAGGTCGAGCACCGCATGGTCCCCGACCCGCGCCTGCTGGTCCGGTGCGAGCTGCTGCTGCTCGAAGACGCCTGATCAGTACCCGGCGGCAAGGTCCATCTGCGGCTGGACCGGTTCGCCCTTCTGCCACCGTTCGAGATTTTCGACGAACCTGTCGGCGCTGCGCTGGAACATCTTCGTCTGCGCGCGGCCCGACAGGTGCATGGTGACCTGCGCATTCTGCAGGTCCCACAGCGGGTGGTCTTCGGGCAGCGGCTCGGGGTCGGTCACGTCGAGCAGCGCCGCCTCGATGGTCTTTGCCTTGAGCGCTTCGACCAGCGCGTCCTGTTCGACCACGTCCCCGCGCGCGATATTCACCAGCACGGCATTGGGGCGCATGGCGGCAAGTTCGGCCGCGCCGATCATGCCCTTGGTCTCGTCGGT
This genomic interval carries:
- a CDS encoding type VI secretion system tube protein Hcp produces the protein MPTIRTIATLAAALTLAAPLSAAIYIKIPDIDGESGRATPGVEPDEIDVKMADGGAQTKDSGEAHLDYLTITLSPRTGGREVPHVVQQGGTGTEDAHTSPLHWSAEGVPLRAGVSERLRHKDRATTAEPAPRDAASGMATGKRQHRPVTLKPMEKGSRILVPASNGPGTLTFAGRFDGCAEGASYPHVLIGDDEGGGEAKLTGVTIASCAAEEVTLNYEKITF
- a CDS encoding helix-turn-helix transcriptional regulator, encoding MADGMSEDRARLVELAERNRTSLAALSSMLGRNPSYLQQFVRKGSPRRLEEQDRRRLAEFFGVSEVELGADPDLARPRESDDFLAVPRLALDASAGPGAVSAEEISFDSFRFSRRWLREMGLEGADLSAIRVEGDSMEPVLRSGDEIFVDRNKRAGEGIHVVRIGDALHVKQVQVSAANRIKLISANDAYAPVELARHEVEVIGRVVWKGGRI
- a CDS encoding MAPEG family protein; this encodes MGIILPVTLTAAAAAAIINFWLAMRVGQMRVKHKVSIGDDAGGPLTARMRAQLNFVENTVFVLVLIAAIELAGKGGSWLPIVSAIYMLGRIAHGLGMDGGKFARGRSIGVIITMLTLLGLAVVAALIAMRVL
- the rpmF gene encoding 50S ribosomal protein L32 encodes the protein MAVPKRKVSPHRRGNRRAHDSLKVEAHHECSNCGELKRPHNLCPHCGYYNGREVIAVGL
- a CDS encoding MBL fold metallo-hydrolase, producing the protein MRAGIVPVTPLQQNCSLIWCTKTNKGALVDPGGDLDKLKAAVAKTGVELEKILITHGHIDHCGEAGVLAKELGLPIEGPHEGDRFWISRLDEDGARYGVNGQVFEPDRWLEDGDKVTVGELELEVIHCPGHTPGHVVFFHRPSKFAIVGDVLFQGSIGRTDFPMGNHQDLIDAITQKLWPLGNDVTFIPGHGPTSTFGQERKTNAFVSDYALG